The sequence TGGCACAAAAGTTCGTTTGAAGCTTGTTGATAAGGTTTCTACCAACTTAAATAGTGAGGGTGATGAAGTTAATTTTATAGTTATGGATGATGTAAAGCTTGCAGATACTACGTTAATTAAAGAAGGAACCAGGGCAACAGGTTTTATAGCAGAGTTAATTCCAAGAGGTAAGGCTGGAAAAGCAGGCAATTTGACTATTTATCTTGATTCAACAAAAGCTATAAATGGTAAAAGGGTTCCACTATCAGGAACTTTGACCAGAAAAGGTGAAGATAAAATTATTTTAACGGCAATTCTTTCTGTATTAGCATTTCCGCCGTTTAGCCTCTTATTTTTGACAATGACAGGGCATGATGCTCAATTGCCTGCTGGATATCAGACAAATGCCAGAGTAGACAGAGATGTAATTTTATCTCTGGATAACAGCAGTTTCGTTCCTGTTAGTGATTTCAAGTATTAATAATGGTTTGATCTGTCCTCGAAAGCTAACTCCTTGATGTTATAAAAACTTCAGCAATCTTTATGTCTTCTTGAGTAGTTATTTTAATGTTCTTATAACTTCCCATTACTGTATATGAAGGCATGCCAAGAGCTTCTATTAGTGCAGAGTCGTCGGTAAAGTTTTGTCCTTGAAATTTTATATGGGCTTCTAAAATATCTTTGTAATTAAAGACTTGAGGAGTCTGGATATTCCATAACTCTTCTCTATTTAACGTTTCTATAATTCGATTCTCTTTATTAACTCTTTTTATAGTATCTTTTGTGGGAACAGCTACAATAGCTGCTCCTTTTTCTGTTGCAGTTTTAATTGAATTTTCTATAATATCCCTGGTAATAAGTGGCCTTGCTCCATCATGAATAATAACAATATCAGGATTATTAAGAGTTTTTAGTCCTTTAAAAACAGATTCTTGCCTGGTAACGCCACCTAAAATAACCTGCTTAACTTTAGAAATATTATATTTAGACACTAAATTTTTTATTTCATCAATTATATTGTCTGATGTACAGATTATAATTTCATTAATGGCGTCTATTGATGAAATTGTCTGTAATGTATGGATAATAACAGGCATGCCGTTAATATTTTCAAGAAGTTTATTTTTGTTTGATCCAAATCTGGTTCCTGAACCTGCTGCTGGAATTATTGCCGATATTTTCATAGTTCTTACCTTAATAATATCAAAAGCATAAACTAAATTGTTCCTTATATAAAATGCTTAAAAGCTTCAGTATTGAGGCTGGATGAGTTAATCGTAATGATATCATTATTTACTNNNNNNNNNNNNNNNNNNNNNNNNNNNNNNNCAATAACCCTACCAATTACTCTAATAGACATTTGCTGTTCAGCTAATTTTTCCAAACACTCTTTAGAAACTGTTCCAACGAGTTGATAATCTTCTCCGCCGTAAAAAATCCATTTAAGAGGATTTANNNNNNNNNNNNNNNNNNNNNNNNNNNNNNNNNNNNNNNNNNNNNNNNNNNNNNNNNNNNNNNNNNNNNNNNNNNNNNNNNNNNNNNNNNNNNNNNNNNNNNNNNNNNNNNNNNNNNNNNNNNNNNNNNNNNNNNNNNNNNNNNNNNNNNNNNNNNNNNNNNNNAGGGATAGGATTAATATGGGTTTTTATAAACTTGTCGGATATATCTTTAGGAATATCCTTTATTAAATTTGGTGAATTTAACTGTGTTTCCAGCAACCACAAGCCAGTTGCGCTTGAACCGGATTCGCCTGTAGTGATAACAAAATCACCAACTTTAGCATAACTTCTCTTTGTTGGGGTAAT is a genomic window of Candidatus Melainabacteria bacterium RIFOXYA2_FULL_32_9 containing:
- a CDS encoding 2-C-methyl-D-erythritol 4-phosphate cytidylyltransferase, which produces MKISAIIPAAGSGTRFGSNKNKLLENINGMPVIIHTLQTISSIDAINEIIICTSDNIIDEIKNLVSKYNISKVKQVILGGVTRQESVFKGLKTLNNPDIVIIHDGARPLITRDIIENSIKTATEKGAAIVAVPTKDTIKRVNKENRIIETLNREELWNIQTPQVFNYKDILEAHIKFQGQNFTDDSALIEALGMPSYTVMGSYKNIKITTQEDIKIAEVFITSRS